ggcggggacgccgCTTGCGTCGACGTCGAGGCCGGCAAGCCGTGCAAGTGCGGCGAGGAACATACGGAGGCCGCGGCTGCCGGGAGGGTCGCGGCTGTGGAGGCCGTTCACCATGGCAAGCCGACCAGCTCCTTCGCCCACTCCGTCATCAACATGGTCGGAATGCTCATAGGTACAAGTTTCTGGCCACCCAAAAATCTTCAGCTTCGTATAATCcaaattatttctctatattctCAAACtccaatttaatattttaattagcattaattataCTCGTAAGCTACTTATCAGAATTCTAAGCTCCTAATTTTTTATGTCAATATCGATGTCATAATTCACATCAAAATGATAATATCTCGAAAAATTAATAGGTTTTaataatgatatatattcaTAATATTTTGCAGGACTTGGGCAGCTGTCGACTCCGTACGCGCTGGAGAACGGCGGGTGGGCGTCCGTGttcctcctcgtcggcctcgGCGTGATGTGCGCGTACACGGCGCACCTCATCGGCAAGTGCCTTGACGACGACCCGGCCTCCAAGACGTACCAGGACATCGGCGAGCGCGCGTTCGGCGGCAAGGGCCGCGTGGTCGCCTCCGCCTTCATCTACCTCGAGATCTTCTTCGCGCTCGTCTCCTACACCATCTCCCTCAGCGACAACCTCCCGCTcgtcttcgccggcgccgcctcccacctccaccTGCCGTGGGTGCGCCTCACCGCCACGCAGctgctcaccgtcgccgccgtgctggtGGCGCTCCCCAGCCTGTGGCTCAGGGACCTGTCGACCATCTCCTTCCTGTCCTTCGCCGGCATCGTCATGTCGCTGCTCATCTTCGGCACCGTCGTCTGCGCGGCGGCgttcggcggcgtcggcctcggGGGGTACATCCCGGCGCTGCGGCTGGAGCGGATCCCGGCGGTGTCCGGGCTGTACATGTTCAGCTACGCGGGGCACATCGTGTTCCCCAACATCCACGCCGCCATGAAGGACCCCTCGGCGTTCACCAGGGTGTCCGTCGCGAGCTTCGCCGTGGTCACCGCGCTGTACACGGCGCTGGCGTTCGTCGGCGCGAGCATGTTCGGCCCGAGCGTCAGCTCCCAGATCACGCTCAGCATGCCGCCGGGGCTCGCCGTCACCAGGATCGCGCTCTGGGCGACCGTGCTCACGCCGGTCACCAAGTACGCGCTCGAGTTCGCGCCCTTCGCCATCCAGCTCGAGCGCCACCTGCCGGCGGCCatgtcgccgcgcgcgcgcacgctcgtccgcggcggcgtcggctcgGCGGCACTGCTGCTCATCCTGGCGCTGGCGCTCTCCGTGCCGTACTTCCAGTACGTGCTCAGCCTCACCGGGTCGCTCGTCAGCGTGGCCATCTCGATCATCTTCCCCTGCGCGTTCTACCTCAAGATCCGGTGGGGGCGGGTGTCGCGGCCCGCCGTCGCGCTCAACGCGGCGAtgatcgccgccggcgtcgtcctcgccgtggTCGGGACGGCCTCGTCGGCGACCTCGTTGGTGCAGAGCATACAGAAGGGGCATGCAGCGTAAGTAGCTTAAGTTTGATGAGGTGACCAAATTAATGAGGATCGATGTGTACTGAATACTCTGCTTGTGTTGTGTGTATAAGATTATACAACATGTATTGTGTCGTTATAGATCAGTCTATACTTTGCAGTGTATATCTTTTGAAAGAGAACATGTAAGAAATGCATCCAGAATTCCAGATTGATATATCATCAAGGAAAGAATATTCATGGGATTCTATTAGGtattatatgaaaaaaagattaattcCTACTTGTCTGATCAGCTTTTTCTTAAAAgctaaaactattttaaaattctaaATTTCGACTTTTAAGAATAATTTTAGAAGAATTGAATTTTACTCTCTTTTCTTATCCATCGTGAAAAGAGAgctcattatcttaaaaaaaaatcgtgaaAAGAGAGCTTTGGTAGTGAGAGTGGCAAAAGAACCCCTAAAATAAATACATtctgaaattcaaaatcaatttcagcTTTGCAAAGCACACAAAGAGACAATGATTCGTACATGATTGAGGTCATGACGTAGGAGTATAAAATCTTGGCGTATTTACGTTACATTTGATCACTTGTGTGGGCATATAATTAAGGCTTGTTTGCTCAAGAAACCAGAGGCCGGAGCAAATGGCAAATTTGCTTGGTTCAGCTCAGTTCAactctcacaagtcacaacctCCTTTCCATGACTCCTGGAATATAATCCCTCTCCATGTGGGCGGCGCatttttttcacaacaaaagCAACGTGTCCGTGATCAAGGGTGTTTGTCACCATGCTCCAACGGATTATCGATCTGTTGGTTCTTTTCAGTATTGATTCGAtagttcaaaattttgaaaacttcgTCTCATGTGAAAGTTGAACGTCCCAAGTATTTAGGGTGTTGGATCTCATGGGATTTCAGAATTAAAATTGGCTAACTAAGGGCACGTATAACGGTGTGTAATAACGGTCTCTATTCGTTGCCACGTAagtaaaatatataacatggaagagagagatagggggtggttgctacgcatgacaatGGTTCGAAGTTGACTCCTAACATTTGTTAAAGAAAATTTTGTTGTATGGGcgtggagaaaaagaaagaagtgtagtaaaaaatattttggtgcaTTAATGGTTAAGAGTTTTTGTTATCTCAATTATTATAGGAGTATAGTTTCTAAGTGATATGTATTAACTAAGACTATACCTGACTCTACATTTTATACATGCCTAATAATGCGATTGCTAGGTAGGATAGTCAGGTGTGGCAACATGGAGGAAACTTTTATGCAGCCTAGTTGAGAGTTTCAGTTCCATCGTTTGCTTTTCGGCTTATTAGTcgtaaccaaaatttaaattttccaaCTTAATTTAGAAATTTTTTGAGGTTTTCGTCATAGTTTAGTTTTAGTATTGGTTTTTAAATAGTTAAGAATGtgaatataaaaattttacccatcaattattatttttcactTTATAGGGCTTATTAGCGCAACAATGAGATCGTTATGTGAAGTGATCATAGATGACCTGATTAGGTCCCTTTGGTGAAACCAGCCTACTCGAATTAAAGTCCTAGCTTAGACACGTGTGCTcatatttatagctaattatttttACAGTGTTAGACGATGTATCCGTTGACAGTAAGGCGCCCATGATTACTtcgttaattttaagatatgttaGCCCTCTCATTGTGTGCTCATTAGAGTGATTAAACAATGAGATCATTAGCATATGCACCATGTTAATCGAGACCATTTGTCAAGGACCTGACTGGCAATGATGACTACGCAATGGCCCAAACATTTCGAACAGGAAAAGGTTCTCGTAAAATTTCTGCAATTTCATCTTGTCAGTTTTTCTTAAAGAATTTACCTTGAAAAGCTACCTACTACTATTCTGATATTCTCCAAATAAAATAGAGCTATTTGGATCGGAAGTTATAAaccatctatatctatactaatataaaaaggagttgGCCTCCTCCAATCCTACCTGCCCAATCACCCGGATCAATCCCTAGCGTCCATTTGCATATCTACTTATCCGTACCGTCCATCCGAGTATCACCTATTCATCCGATCCCATCCATCACAATGCCGTCGCCTGCTCTAGCGCTATCCTCGCCCCgatgcccgccgccgcgctatCCCCGCGTGCGCCCTCGCGCGATGACACCCCGCGAGTCCCTACGGCAGCCGCTGCGCTTTCCTACGCCCCCTCGCATGCCCCCGCCGCGACGGCGTGTGGATCCTCCCCCGTGCAGTGAAGGTGCCCTACTAGGTCGTTGTCGTCCAGTCCGCCGACCATATCCCAACCCATCGATGTAAGTATTGCAAGCTCCCCTTCATTTTGGTGAATTTAATTTGTAGTGAATGGTGCAAATCCGAGGGTTAGGGATTGGATCATAGTGCAAATCTGACGGTTAGGAATTGGATTCGTATGGATGAATCCGAGTACTGTAACCCCAACCATTTGTTTGTAGATTTgcagaaaaagttaaaatcaaATTGGTAAATATTGTAGATTTGACGATGTTCTTGCATTTAATCTCCTCCCCTGGTTGTGTTATGGTACAGGTCTGAAGCTATTGTAGGTTCCCTTGTGTTCTCAGGGAAAATACGTGTACTCCGTAAGAGCGGAAAATTCAGGCTTGCTTAGTCACCCAAGACGCTGCCCCCTGCCTACTCCATCTCCAAGGAAGCGCCTGGGCCACTGGTCTGGTTGGTTAGCGAGGTGTATTTCAAGCATCTACTTGTGACGTTAACAACTTTCAAACCTGTGCTGATTGTGGCAGTCAGGGAATTCCTGCATCATACAGCGAATGTGCCTTTATGGCTGCTACACTAGCTAGCTACACTTCCAACTTATAGTTTTAAAATTCGTTAAAAATTAAATTGTGCCAAAGTAGTGTGATATTACTTGGATTGATGCCATTTATCATGGATAGAAATCAAATATATCATGTTCCAGTTCATGAAACTTTTGCAGGATGGAGAGCACAGAGGAGTGACATGATTCCCATCCTCATTCTTTGGAGAGTTTGATAGGTATGTCACACTCCATGTGCTCTATGGCTTTGTATGTCACAGATCTGATCAATCTGCTCTTTGATATCCTAGGAgcatatattaaattaatctagACTGCATATATATTAGATTGCATAATTCCTGAAACATAATTTCAGCTGCTCATATGATTGTTTGGCTTTCCTCTAGGATAAAACTTTGTACTTTAATTAGCTGGAATCTGGCCATACCCTTGAAGAGGACAAGGGagctacacacaaaaaaaatgtattggcAAGAGATGCTTTGCACTGGACAAAGCATTGATCTTCTGTTTTCTTAAGGTAAATACTGTATGAGAGTCCTACGgtgaatatatttatataatatataactcACAGAATTACATATGTAGTTTGAAGATTTAGCTATTTGTGCCTGAATGTAATTATCTAACCATTGGAGTAAATCGATTAATCAATCCTTTTTGTTGCTAACAAATTGATTTTGGGTGCTGGTATGATTTGATTTTAGCAACATTATTATTTGCTTTACGGATAACATTAGCATCTATATCAGGAAATTGCCTACAAAATGCTTATACAAATGTGTTAATCATTCTGCATCTCTTGACATGAAtgctaattttta
The nucleotide sequence above comes from Oryza glaberrima chromosome 11, OglaRS2, whole genome shotgun sequence. Encoded proteins:
- the LOC127755312 gene encoding amino acid transporter AVT1H gives rise to the protein MAASGWWCGLSLCAKPKQVASESVHGAQLALQRLTAARRCGGGGDAACVDVEAGKPCKCGEEHTEAAAAGRVAAVEAVHHGKPTSSFAHSVINMVGMLIGLGQLSTPYALENGGWASVFLLVGLGVMCAYTAHLIGKCLDDDPASKTYQDIGERAFGGKGRVVASAFIYLEIFFALVSYTISLSDNLPLVFAGAASHLHLPWVRLTATQLLTVAAVLVALPSLWLRDLSTISFLSFAGIVMSLLIFGTVVCAAAFGGVGLGGYIPALRLERIPAVSGLYMFSYAGHIVFPNIHAAMKDPSAFTRVSVASFAVVTALYTALAFVGASMFGPSVSSQITLSMPPGLAVTRIALWATVLTPVTKYALEFAPFAIQLERHLPAAMSPRARTLVRGGVGSAALLLILALALSVPYFQYVLSLTGSLVSVAISIIFPCAFYLKIRWGRVSRPAVALNAAMIAAGVVLAVVGTASSATSLVQSIQKGHAA